In a genomic window of Methanosarcina horonobensis HB-1 = JCM 15518:
- a CDS encoding PAS domain-containing sensor histidine kinase, producing the protein MNGKVLYANRAARFLLEHWGIKEGEELPQSLRNDIKRIISQKDPEHLEINIEKVTYSLMFYADPEDDCVDIYGFDISCRVRAEEELRFQNERLEKLAELKTLEYIEVNEKLTEEVTGRENIEKTLRNNLQFLETLLDSIPSPVFQRDLNEIYVNCNESFARQIMGLPKEMVIGDSFMEFQKRVPKELAEIYYKHDRELLENGGSHYYETTVICADDVVRDFLFHKATYEDGSGKVAGIVGVMLDITQRKEAEKFLRKTEEKYRLAAEQTGQLVYDCEPKSGQIYWAGAIQELTGYSPEEFRQVDLDNWIEGVHPEDREKAWKTHEKCMENGGKYLEEYRFRKKNGIYFYAKDRGVYLQDDLNRVYRIVGVIKDTTERKLAREVLERSEERFRIIAEQTGQLVYDYDMENNRISWTGAIEELTGYSFEEFQGFTPKVWAQHVHPDDLEKIVKAHTRCIKDGEKYLEEYRFRRKDGSYICVEDGGIFLKTESGNICRVLGAVKDITERKLAHDELEKSESRYRLIAEKTKMLLYYDNYRDDRIDWAGAIPQITGYSREEFQKFRTDGWMSLIHPEDLPRVRDAHEYCLQHGGDFHQNYRFRRKDGSYFYVEDEGIYLKNEKGCAYIAAGVIKDVTEKKHTQEKLQESEERFRIAAEQTGQIVFEHDHGDKNIKWAGAIQDVTGYTIEEFSKFDNAALADHIHPEDRERALNELRMCQEKENKFRTEYRFRKKDGSYIYLEDSGVYLREKNGSIRKAFGVMKNITGIKLASEKLKESEARYRSFMTNFRGIAFQMGLDFTPLLIDGNIEETTGYKREDFITGKIGWYQNVLSVDREKLFENRERLVNDPSLFIEHEYRIRHKDGELRWIREILQNVSDPAGKKRILQGMVYDISKQKEAEESLAKVEEIRKKEIHHRIKNNLQVISSLLELQAERFNDKEVLEAFRESQNRVATMAIIHEELYRSRDNETLDFSAYLQKLTADLFHSYIVRKGDVDMQLDIEEVFLGMDTAVPLGIIINELVSNSLKHAFPSGRRGKIRIQLSRTEENSGNKNISNSTNNIGAKSSVDKNIQYTLVVSDNGLGFPENVDFRNTSSLGLQLVNILIEQLEGTIELERYSGTRFKIWFKDPYQSSENLSSIKGEIQ; encoded by the coding sequence ATGAATGGAAAGGTTCTTTATGCAAATAGAGCAGCCCGCTTTCTTCTTGAACATTGGGGCATAAAAGAAGGAGAAGAGCTCCCTCAGTCCCTAAGAAACGATATCAAAAGAATCATCTCGCAGAAAGATCCTGAACATCTTGAGATCAATATCGAGAAAGTTACGTATTCTCTGATGTTCTACGCTGACCCGGAAGACGACTGCGTAGATATTTATGGATTTGATATCAGTTGCAGGGTGCGGGCTGAAGAGGAACTCAGGTTCCAGAATGAGAGACTGGAAAAACTGGCTGAACTAAAGACCCTTGAATACATAGAAGTAAATGAAAAACTTACAGAGGAAGTGACCGGGAGAGAAAATATTGAGAAAACCCTCAGGAATAATCTTCAGTTTCTTGAGACACTTCTTGACAGCATTCCAAGTCCTGTGTTCCAGAGGGATCTGAATGAGATTTACGTAAACTGTAACGAGAGTTTTGCCAGGCAAATAATGGGGCTTCCGAAAGAGATGGTCATAGGGGACTCATTCATGGAGTTTCAGAAGAGAGTCCCAAAAGAGCTGGCTGAGATTTATTATAAACACGACAGGGAACTTCTGGAAAATGGGGGTAGCCACTACTATGAGACCACGGTTATCTGCGCTGATGACGTGGTTAGAGATTTCCTGTTCCATAAAGCTACTTACGAAGACGGTTCTGGAAAAGTTGCCGGGATTGTGGGTGTAATGCTGGACATTACTCAGCGGAAAGAAGCTGAGAAATTTCTTCGGAAAACTGAAGAGAAATACAGGCTTGCTGCAGAGCAAACAGGACAGCTAGTTTACGATTGTGAGCCAAAATCAGGGCAAATCTACTGGGCAGGAGCAATACAGGAACTTACAGGTTACAGCCCTGAAGAGTTCAGGCAGGTAGATCTGGATAACTGGATAGAAGGCGTCCATCCCGAAGACCGCGAAAAGGCATGGAAAACACATGAAAAATGTATGGAAAACGGGGGGAAGTACCTTGAAGAGTACAGGTTCAGAAAGAAAAATGGAATCTACTTTTATGCAAAAGATCGCGGAGTGTACCTTCAGGACGATCTTAACAGGGTTTACAGGATTGTAGGGGTAATAAAAGACACTACGGAAAGAAAACTTGCTAGAGAGGTTCTTGAACGAAGTGAGGAAAGATTCCGTATAATCGCAGAACAGACAGGGCAGTTAGTTTATGATTATGATATGGAAAACAACCGAATTTCCTGGACCGGAGCAATAGAGGAACTTACAGGATACAGTTTTGAAGAGTTTCAGGGTTTTACTCCTAAGGTCTGGGCTCAGCATGTTCATCCTGATGACCTGGAAAAAATAGTAAAAGCCCATACCAGGTGCATTAAAGATGGGGAGAAATACCTTGAAGAATACAGGTTCAGAAGAAAGGATGGAAGCTATATTTGCGTTGAAGACGGCGGCATTTTTCTGAAAACTGAGAGCGGAAATATATGCCGGGTTCTCGGAGCAGTAAAAGATATTACCGAGAGGAAACTTGCTCACGATGAACTGGAAAAAAGTGAAAGTCGCTATCGTTTGATCGCAGAAAAAACTAAAATGCTTCTGTATTACGATAACTACAGGGACGACAGAATTGATTGGGCAGGTGCAATTCCTCAGATTACAGGGTATAGTCGTGAAGAATTCCAGAAATTCAGGACTGACGGCTGGATGAGCCTGATTCATCCGGAAGACCTCCCGAGAGTGAGAGATGCTCACGAATACTGCCTGCAGCATGGAGGAGATTTCCACCAAAACTACAGGTTCAGGAGAAAGGATGGAAGTTACTTCTATGTTGAGGATGAAGGAATTTACTTGAAAAATGAAAAAGGCTGCGCATATATAGCAGCCGGAGTAATTAAAGATGTTACGGAGAAAAAACATACTCAGGAAAAACTTCAGGAAAGTGAAGAAAGGTTCCGAATAGCTGCCGAACAGACAGGGCAGATAGTATTCGAACACGATCATGGGGATAAAAATATCAAGTGGGCAGGAGCTATCCAGGATGTTACAGGATATACAATAGAGGAATTTAGTAAATTCGACAATGCCGCATTGGCGGACCATATCCACCCTGAAGATAGGGAAAGGGCACTTAATGAACTCAGGATGTGTCAGGAAAAAGAAAATAAATTCCGTACCGAATACAGATTCAGAAAGAAAGATGGGAGCTATATCTATCTGGAAGACAGCGGTGTTTATCTAAGGGAGAAAAACGGGAGCATTCGAAAAGCTTTCGGCGTAATGAAAAATATTACGGGCATAAAACTGGCCTCCGAAAAGCTGAAGGAAAGTGAAGCGCGATACAGGTCCTTCATGACGAATTTCAGAGGAATTGCTTTCCAGATGGGACTTGACTTTACTCCGCTTCTCATAGACGGTAATATCGAAGAAACTACAGGATATAAAAGAGAGGATTTCATCACCGGAAAAATTGGCTGGTACCAGAATGTTCTTTCCGTAGATAGGGAAAAGCTTTTTGAGAATAGGGAGAGATTGGTAAATGATCCTTCACTCTTCATAGAGCATGAATACCGGATCAGGCACAAGGATGGAGAATTAAGATGGATCCGTGAGATTCTCCAGAACGTTTCCGATCCCGCAGGCAAAAAGAGAATATTGCAGGGGATGGTCTATGATATCAGCAAACAAAAAGAAGCTGAAGAATCTCTTGCAAAAGTGGAAGAAATCCGTAAAAAGGAGATACATCACAGGATAAAAAATAACCTGCAGGTTATTTCAAGCCTTCTTGAACTTCAGGCCGAGAGATTTAATGATAAGGAAGTTCTGGAAGCTTTTCGTGAGAGTCAGAACCGTGTTGCCACAATGGCAATAATCCACGAAGAACTGTACAGATCAAGAGACAATGAGACTCTGGATTTCTCGGCTTACCTTCAGAAACTGACAGCGGATCTATTCCACTCATACATTGTCAGAAAAGGGGACGTTGATATGCAGCTCGATATCGAAGAGGTTTTTCTGGGAATGGACACTGCAGTTCCTCTGGGGATAATTATTAATGAGCTTGTATCCAATTCTCTGAAGCATGCGTTTCCTTCAGGCAGAAGAGGAAAAATTCGCATCCAGCTCAGCAGGACAGAAGAGAATTCCGGGAATAAAAAT
- a CDS encoding PAS domain S-box protein yields the protein MGKDTRDSGIDIIGDVPWGTHFCQFYQTREDLIDILVPYFKAGLENNELCVWIASQPLEIEEAKGALRKAVPDIDVYLEKGQMEIVPYTHGYLKEGVFDPDRVVNSWIEKIDHAMARGYDGLRAVGDNRWLEKEGWNGFIDYENKVDVIIDERHVIALCPYYLDMCSTAEVIDVVSNHQFALIKREGKWERIENSGRKRAEKEAVQAAKDWEQTFDAVPDLIAVIDNEYRIVRTNRAMAARLGVTQGECTVSTCYRVIHGTDKPPSFCPHEQLPKDGDKHTAEIYEDCLGGYFSVSTSPVHDSDGKLTGNIYIAHDINERKQEEHRIRRYNRVLEGINKVFSNAVQAKSEEEVGNECLSVALEVTGSEFGFINEMGTDGLLYDVAKSKLGWERCFMYDKTGHRPQNVFAVHGLYGSVINSEKGFFSNDPQSHPDSIGIPDGHPPITSFLGVPLMQDGNTIGLIAVANREDGYSSEQQEDLKAIAPAVVQALQRKKTEQKRKQAEKALQASEERYRSLYENSLDGIFLTKPDGTILCANPQACQMFGMTEEEIILAGRESMLVNNEKLAAALEERKLTGRMRAELTHRRKDGSTFVCDTTSKLFVDADGNLNSSLIIRDISERKKTEEALRASEEKFRQIVETANEGIWLIDSNERTVFINRKMSEMLGYSIEEILEQSPRKFMSPEFHEKFNNRLREHIQRVNQQVVDYRFIRKDGSELWCIVSSSSLFDGLGKYTGSLAMITDITERKKAEEALKKAHENLEEKVKERTEELEKAYESLKASETGLAEAQKMAHIGNWEWDIATDNAYWSEEMYRIFKRDPKKLAPSIGEYLSYVHPDDLDHYCKVNDYTTNIRTSGLDFRIVLDNGEERTLHIKSDFIYNDENFPIRVKGIIQDITERKKTEEKIQILANAIESSSDAIITVSLEGIITSWNKAAEQVYGYSVEEVRGKDASILAPSNLRDETKKLTETVIKGEKVHQYETLRLRKDGTLINVSITLSPVFDVTGRLVAISGIVRDVTERIRAEEALRESEARMRLFYESDMLGVCYYSLDGSITDANDRFLEIVGYTHEDLQAGKVNWKKMTPPEYRSQDEQTIAELKNTGLKGPKEKEYLRKDGSRVPVIIGAATFNKVCNAGTAFVLDITENKKTQKALANIEITRKKEIHHRIKNNLQVISSLLDLQADKFNNPKVIEAFRESQNRVVSMALIHEELYKGEGTDTLNFCEYIKELAENLFRTYSLNSKNIHLKMDLEKNAFFNMDVAVPLGIIVNELVSNSLKHAFKGRDRGEIQIELRREENGEHKKEGNKITSFVLTVSDNGIGIPENLGIHDLDTLGMQLISALVDQLDGKLELKRGNGTEFAIRFTVNGLGGI from the coding sequence ATGGGAAAAGATACTAGAGATTCTGGCATTGATATCATTGGAGATGTGCCCTGGGGAACGCACTTCTGCCAGTTCTACCAGACCAGGGAAGATTTGATCGATATACTCGTTCCTTACTTCAAAGCAGGGCTGGAAAATAACGAGCTTTGCGTTTGGATCGCTTCACAGCCTCTTGAAATCGAGGAAGCAAAAGGAGCTCTTAGAAAAGCTGTTCCTGATATTGATGTTTATCTGGAGAAAGGGCAAATGGAAATTGTCCCTTACACTCACGGGTATCTGAAGGAAGGTGTTTTCGATCCTGATAGGGTCGTAAATAGCTGGATTGAAAAAATCGATCATGCTATGGCAAGGGGCTATGATGGACTGAGGGCTGTAGGGGACAATCGCTGGCTGGAAAAAGAAGGCTGGAACGGTTTCATTGATTATGAAAATAAAGTGGATGTTATTATCGACGAACGTCATGTGATAGCTCTGTGCCCATATTATCTTGATATGTGCAGCACAGCCGAGGTTATTGATGTAGTCTCCAACCATCAATTTGCTCTGATCAAAAGGGAAGGAAAATGGGAGCGGATAGAAAATTCAGGAAGGAAGAGGGCGGAAAAAGAAGCTGTGCAGGCTGCAAAAGACTGGGAGCAAACCTTTGATGCTGTGCCGGACCTGATAGCTGTAATTGATAATGAATACAGGATTGTCCGTACAAATAGGGCTATGGCGGCAAGATTGGGGGTGACACAAGGAGAGTGCACAGTGTCAACCTGCTATCGTGTTATCCATGGGACGGACAAACCCCCCTCTTTTTGCCCTCATGAGCAACTGCCTAAAGATGGGGATAAGCATACTGCAGAGATTTACGAAGATTGTCTTGGTGGTTATTTCTCAGTAAGCACCTCGCCGGTACATGATTCGGACGGAAAACTTACTGGGAATATTTATATAGCCCATGATATCAACGAACGCAAACAGGAAGAGCACAGAATACGCAGATATAACCGCGTCCTTGAAGGAATAAATAAGGTCTTCAGCAATGCGGTGCAGGCAAAAAGTGAAGAAGAAGTGGGAAATGAATGTTTATCTGTAGCCCTGGAAGTGACTGGCAGCGAGTTTGGTTTCATTAATGAAATGGGTACCGACGGGCTGCTGTATGATGTTGCAAAAAGCAAGCTGGGATGGGAACGGTGCTTTATGTATGACAAGACAGGACATCGTCCTCAAAACGTTTTTGCTGTCCATGGCCTGTACGGCAGTGTCATCAACAGCGAGAAAGGCTTCTTTAGCAATGACCCCCAGTCACATCCCGACAGTATTGGAATTCCAGACGGGCATCCTCCAATCACATCGTTCCTTGGCGTACCCCTTATGCAGGATGGGAATACAATAGGTTTGATCGCTGTAGCAAACCGTGAAGACGGGTATAGCAGTGAGCAGCAGGAAGATCTTAAAGCTATCGCGCCCGCGGTAGTCCAGGCTCTACAGAGGAAAAAGACAGAACAGAAACGGAAGCAGGCTGAGAAGGCGCTGCAAGCAAGTGAAGAACGCTACCGGTCTCTATATGAAAACAGCCTAGACGGAATTTTTCTCACAAAACCTGACGGCACTATTCTATGTGCAAACCCTCAAGCGTGTCAAATGTTCGGCATGACCGAAGAGGAAATTATACTTGCGGGAAGAGAAAGTATGCTGGTCAACAACGAGAAGCTTGCGGCTGCACTTGAAGAAAGAAAACTAACCGGTAGGATGAGGGCTGAACTGACACACAGAAGAAAAGATGGATCAACTTTTGTCTGCGATACAACCTCCAAGCTCTTTGTAGATGCCGATGGTAATCTAAATTCAAGTCTGATCATTAGAGACATCTCAGAACGCAAGAAGACCGAGGAGGCTTTACGGGCTAGTGAAGAAAAATTCCGGCAGATAGTAGAGACCGCAAATGAGGGAATCTGGTTAATTGACAGTAATGAACGAACTGTCTTCATCAACCGGAAGATGTCCGAAATGCTGGGATACAGTATTGAGGAAATACTGGAACAGTCTCCCCGAAAGTTCATGTCGCCGGAGTTTCACGAAAAGTTTAATAATCGACTGCGTGAGCACATACAGAGAGTTAACCAGCAAGTAGTCGACTACAGGTTCATCCGGAAGGATGGTTCGGAACTCTGGTGCATTGTTTCCTCCAGTTCATTGTTTGATGGCCTTGGAAAATACACAGGGTCACTTGCTATGATCACAGACATTACAGAGCGAAAAAAAGCAGAAGAAGCTCTTAAAAAAGCACACGAAAATTTGGAAGAAAAAGTAAAAGAACGTACAGAAGAGCTGGAGAAGGCTTATGAATCATTGAAAGCAAGTGAGACAGGTCTTGCTGAAGCTCAAAAGATGGCTCATATTGGGAACTGGGAATGGGATATTGCAACAGATAATGCATACTGGTCTGAAGAAATGTATCGTATTTTCAAACGTGATCCTAAAAAATTAGCACCATCTATAGGTGAATATTTAAGTTATGTTCATCCCGACGACCTGGATCACTACTGTAAAGTCAATGATTATACAACAAATATACGTACTTCCGGGCTTGATTTTAGAATTGTTTTAGATAATGGGGAAGAACGTACACTCCACATAAAATCAGATTTTATTTATAATGATGAAAATTTCCCTATTCGAGTAAAAGGAATAATTCAAGACATTACTGAACGTAAAAAAACAGAAGAGAAAATTCAGATACTGGCGAATGCTATTGAATCGTCGAGTGATGCCATTATAACTGTGTCTCTTGAAGGTATCATTACGAGCTGGAATAAAGCGGCAGAGCAGGTTTATGGCTATTCGGTTGAAGAAGTTCGGGGAAAAGACGCATCTATCCTGGCTCCGTCCAATCTACGTGACGAAACAAAAAAATTAACTGAAACGGTTATAAAGGGAGAAAAAGTCCACCAGTATGAGACTTTACGGTTAAGAAAGGACGGTACTCTTATAAATGTTTCAATTACTCTTTCTCCTGTCTTTGACGTTACAGGAAGGCTTGTGGCAATCTCAGGTATTGTAAGAGACGTTACTGAGCGTATCAGGGCGGAAGAAGCTCTGCGTGAGAGTGAAGCGCGCATGCGCCTATTTTACGAATCGGATATGCTCGGCGTGTGTTACTATAGTCTGGACGGTTCAATCACCGATGCCAACGACAGGTTTCTGGAAATAGTCGGCTACACGCACGAAGACTTGCAGGCAGGAAAGGTAAACTGGAAAAAGATGACACCGCCTGAGTACCGTTCTCAGGATGAGCAAACTATCGCAGAACTGAAAAATACCGGCTTAAAAGGACCAAAAGAAAAAGAATACCTCCGTAAAGATGGCTCACGCGTGCCTGTAATTATTGGGGCAGCTACTTTCAATAAGGTGTGTAACGCAGGCACAGCTTTCGTTCTCGATATTACCGAGAATAAAAAGACACAGAAAGCTCTTGCAAATATTGAGATTACCCGCAAGAAAGAAATTCACCACAGAATTAAGAATAACCTGCAGGTTATCTCTTCCCTTCTTGACCTTCAGGCTGATAAGTTCAATAATCCGAAAGTTATCGAGGCTTTCAGGGAAAGCCAGAACAGGGTTGTATCTATGGCTCTTATCCATGAAGAACTTTATAAAGGAGAAGGAACCGATACACTAAACTTTTGTGAGTACATTAAAGAGTTAGCTGAAAATCTTTTTCGAACTTACAGCCTAAATAGCAAAAACATCCACCTGAAAATGGATCTGGAAAAAAATGCATTCTTTAACATGGACGTTGCTGTCCCATTAGGAATAATTGTTAATGAACTCGTTTCCAATTCCCTCAAACATGCATTTAAGGGCAGGGACAGAGGAGAGATCCAGATCGAACTCCGTAGAGAAGAAAATGGAGAACACAAAAAAGAAGGCAATAAGATTACAAGCTTTGTTTTAACCGTTTCAGATAATGGAATAGGCATTCCTGAAAATCTTGGCATCCATGATCTCGATACTCTTGGCATGCAACTGATAAGCGCTCTTGTAGATCAATTAGATGGGAAGCTTGAACTGAAAAGGGGTAACGGAACCGAATTCGCTATAAGGTTCACAGTAAATGGACTCGGCGGGATTTGA
- a CDS encoding elongation factor 1-beta has product MGDVAAKIKIMPESVETDLAELKEKIKAVIPAGADLHGDIVEEPIAFGLKALIVTLIVNDEEGGTEPAEEAFAKVSGVENVQVLEAYRI; this is encoded by the coding sequence ATGGGTGACGTCGCAGCAAAAATTAAGATTATGCCAGAAAGCGTTGAAACCGACCTTGCAGAATTGAAAGAGAAAATAAAAGCCGTAATTCCTGCAGGGGCAGACCTTCACGGAGATATTGTTGAGGAGCCTATCGCTTTTGGCTTGAAGGCTCTGATTGTAACATTAATCGTTAATGACGAAGAAGGCGGAACCGAACCTGCAGAAGAAGCCTTTGCAAAGGTTTCCGGCGTCGAGAACGTTCAGGTTCTGGAAGCCTACCGCATCTGA
- a CDS encoding zinc finger domain-containing protein: MSAEKVEYCTSCGIRLVEKGYVKFPCPQCGAEIGRCTSCRQQGNVYTCPKCGFKAP; the protein is encoded by the coding sequence ATGTCAGCAGAGAAAGTTGAATACTGTACCTCATGCGGGATCCGTCTTGTGGAGAAAGGCTATGTAAAGTTCCCCTGCCCCCAGTGCGGAGCAGAGATCGGAAGATGCACAAGCTGCAGGCAGCAGGGCAATGTATATACCTGTCCGAAGTGCGGATTCAAAGCTCCGTGA
- a CDS encoding amino acid kinase family protein, producing the protein MIVVIKIGGSLIREAPELVNRLINEFGSGSQGTAPDIKHPEKTSFSILIVPGGGIFADAVRRADESFGLGDDAAHWMAILGMEQYAFYLQDKSHAAGTDSIQELPPGVSILFPYGLLKAEDPLPHSWKVTSDTIAAWVAKQTGALFIKATDVDGIFREGKLIRETFTSDLSENFESCIDPALPEFLQKNRMECIVINGKFPERIIQAMYGKPVPCTAVKGNI; encoded by the coding sequence ATGATAGTGGTCATTAAAATAGGGGGAAGCCTGATCCGTGAAGCTCCGGAACTTGTGAACAGGCTCATAAATGAATTCGGATCAGGAAGCCAGGGTACTGCTCCGGATATAAAGCATCCCGAAAAAACATCCTTCTCCATACTTATAGTGCCTGGAGGAGGAATTTTCGCTGATGCCGTAAGAAGAGCTGATGAGAGCTTTGGTCTCGGAGACGATGCCGCTCACTGGATGGCTATACTTGGCATGGAACAATATGCCTTTTATCTGCAGGATAAAAGCCATGCAGCAGGAACGGATTCAATACAAGAATTGCCTCCCGGCGTTTCAATTCTTTTTCCCTACGGACTGCTGAAGGCAGAAGACCCTTTACCCCACTCATGGAAGGTAACATCGGACACGATTGCTGCCTGGGTAGCTAAGCAGACAGGAGCCTTATTTATTAAGGCCACGGATGTTGACGGGATATTCAGGGAAGGAAAACTGATTAGAGAAACTTTTACATCGGATTTATCTGAAAATTTTGAGAGCTGCATTGACCCTGCTCTGCCTGAATTTCTTCAGAAAAACAGAATGGAGTGCATAGTTATAAATGGAAAATTCCCAGAAAGGATAATTCAGGCGATGTACGGGAAGCCTGTGCCCTGTACGGCGGTAAAGGGGAATATTTAA
- a CDS encoding hydantoinase/oxoprolinase family protein — protein MYSKIIGIDIGGANTKLASSDGTVVELHYLPLWKNTRLPEVLKEISQRLKPEKVAVVMTGELADCFEDKEQGILFIKETVDSAFGPERVSYINSQGRFQSETDSLRELAAANWAASARLIGKEIGDCVFVDVGSTTSDIIPIISGEHRAGLTDFERLLRSELVYAGTLRTNLAALLEKVKLEKGICRTSSELFATTADAYLILGKINEDTYTCETADGAGRSRIDSMRRIARLVCADLSEVREQEIYEIAEQVNEKQVSTLAESISEVAKRNGLNKIAAAGLGEFLIAEAAERLGYEYVSVAGHWGEDISKVFPAYAAARLLEAETLRN, from the coding sequence ATGTATTCAAAAATTATAGGGATTGACATTGGAGGGGCAAACACAAAACTTGCTTCCTCGGACGGAACTGTTGTGGAACTTCATTACCTGCCACTCTGGAAGAATACCAGGCTTCCGGAAGTTTTAAAAGAAATCTCGCAAAGGCTGAAACCTGAAAAAGTTGCTGTTGTAATGACTGGAGAACTTGCCGATTGCTTCGAAGACAAAGAGCAGGGCATCCTCTTCATAAAAGAAACTGTTGATTCTGCTTTCGGCCCTGAAAGAGTTTCATATATTAACAGCCAGGGAAGGTTCCAGAGCGAAACCGATTCCCTGAGAGAGCTTGCTGCCGCAAACTGGGCAGCCTCAGCCAGATTGATAGGAAAAGAGATCGGAGACTGTGTTTTTGTTGATGTCGGCAGTACCACAAGCGATATTATTCCGATTATATCAGGAGAACATAGAGCAGGCCTTACGGACTTCGAAAGACTGTTAAGGAGTGAACTTGTTTATGCAGGCACTCTCAGGACTAACCTTGCTGCACTTCTTGAAAAGGTAAAACTTGAAAAAGGCATTTGCAGAACATCCTCTGAACTCTTTGCAACGACAGCAGACGCTTATTTAATACTCGGAAAAATCAATGAAGACACGTACACCTGTGAAACTGCTGACGGCGCCGGCAGGAGCAGAATAGATTCCATGCGCAGGATTGCAAGGCTGGTCTGTGCAGACCTTTCAGAGGTAAGGGAGCAGGAGATATACGAGATTGCAGAGCAGGTAAATGAAAAACAGGTTTCTACCCTTGCTGAGTCTATTTCTGAAGTTGCAAAAAGGAATGGACTTAATAAGATTGCAGCAGCGGGCCTTGGAGAATTTCTGATAGCAGAAGCCGCAGAAAGGCTTGGATATGAATATGTTTCAGTTGCCGGGCACTGGGGAGAAGATATCTCAAAGGTCTTTCCGGCATATGCTGCCGCCCGCTTGCTGGAAGCCGAAACATTAAGAAACTGA
- a CDS encoding ATP-grasp domain-containing protein codes for MKILIAEFAVGTDIEKSLIPEGAAMLKTLAESFVRVGHEVYYPAAGVEIGAGTALRSTAENFRQVIEREAKKCDAGLLIAPDGMLPELNRILEENTVNLGCSPESAACCADKLLCTEILKKAGINAPEIAEEAKEGKKYVLKPRFGCGAEATYLVTEFENSGEFIASEYIEGEHLSVSLIAGKKPLPLTVNRQFIEFNEKEGREGKNPEETGVSGIKYNGSLTPYHTSRKDELYEAAISTVKCLDCFGYVGVDIVLSDLPYVVDVNPRPTASIFGVSRVMKEEIGELLLMNRFGTLPDSVQIEGEYHFSKDMLGELFGKN; via the coding sequence ATGAAAATCCTGATTGCAGAATTCGCTGTAGGTACGGATATTGAAAAGTCCCTTATCCCTGAAGGGGCAGCTATGTTGAAAACGCTTGCCGAAAGCTTTGTCCGTGTAGGACATGAGGTGTATTATCCTGCTGCGGGAGTGGAAATAGGTGCAGGTACGGCATTGAGATCAACGGCTGAGAACTTCAGGCAGGTAATTGAACGGGAAGCAAAAAAGTGTGATGCCGGACTGCTTATTGCTCCCGACGGAATGCTTCCTGAACTGAACAGGATACTTGAAGAGAATACCGTAAACCTGGGGTGCTCTCCTGAATCTGCAGCATGCTGTGCAGACAAACTCCTGTGTACGGAAATCCTGAAAAAAGCGGGAATTAATGCTCCTGAGATTGCTGAAGAAGCCAAAGAGGGAAAAAAGTATGTTCTAAAGCCAAGGTTCGGGTGCGGGGCAGAGGCAACATATCTGGTTACAGAGTTCGAAAATTCCGGGGAATTCATCGCAAGCGAATATATCGAAGGGGAACATCTGAGCGTAAGCCTTATTGCAGGAAAAAAGCCGCTTCCACTTACTGTAAACCGCCAGTTCATCGAGTTTAATGAAAAAGAGGGAAGGGAAGGAAAAAATCCTGAGGAAACCGGGGTTTCGGGTATAAAATATAACGGCAGCCTTACCCCTTATCATACTTCCAGAAAAGACGAACTCTATGAGGCTGCAATCTCTACAGTAAAATGCCTTGATTGCTTCGGGTATGTAGGTGTGGATATTGTGCTTTCCGATCTTCCTTATGTCGTGGATGTAAATCCAAGACCCACAGCCTCAATATTCGGGGTCAGCAGGGTCATGAAGGAAGAAATAGGCGAACTTCTTCTTATGAACAGATTCGGAACACTCCCTGATTCCGTGCAGATCGAGGGGGAGTATCACTTCTCAAAAGATATGCTGGGAGAGCTTTTTGGGAAGAATTGA